Proteins encoded by one window of Bacillus sp. DTU_2020_1000418_1_SI_GHA_SEK_038:
- the hprK gene encoding HPr(Ser) kinase/phosphatase, with protein sequence MAKVCTKDVVDKFGLELISGEEGINRPITTSDISRPGIEVAGYFDFYPADRIQLIGKTELTFTEKLRVIERQLRFERLCTDITPGIIISRGLEVPEELIVASKRESVPLLRTTQKTTRFSSLLTNYLESKLAPTTAVHGVLVDVYGVGVLITGKSGVGKSETALELVKRGHRLVADDCVEIRQEDEYTLVGTSPELIEHLLEIRGLGIINVMTLFGAGAVLSNKRISIVMDLEIWNPKKQYERLGLDEDKMKIIDLDVPKLTIPVRPGRNLAVIIEVAAMNYRMKRMGVNAAEQFTNRLADVMDDSKE encoded by the coding sequence ATGGCAAAGGTCTGTACTAAAGACGTTGTAGATAAATTTGGCCTTGAGTTAATTAGCGGGGAAGAGGGGATCAACCGGCCGATTACTACGAGCGATATTTCCAGGCCTGGTATTGAAGTAGCGGGATATTTCGATTTCTATCCTGCAGATAGAATACAATTGATTGGAAAAACAGAGCTCACGTTTACTGAAAAATTAAGAGTGATCGAGCGTCAGCTTCGCTTTGAAAGGCTTTGCACTGATATTACACCCGGAATTATCATCTCGAGAGGCCTTGAGGTTCCTGAAGAGTTAATTGTTGCTTCGAAGCGCGAATCAGTCCCTCTCTTAAGAACGACCCAAAAAACAACGAGATTTTCTAGTTTGCTAACGAATTATCTTGAAAGTAAGCTAGCTCCGACAACGGCCGTCCATGGCGTACTTGTCGATGTGTACGGGGTTGGAGTACTTATTACGGGGAAAAGCGGGGTCGGAAAAAGCGAAACGGCCTTAGAACTTGTAAAACGTGGACATCGGTTAGTAGCTGATGATTGTGTGGAAATTCGACAGGAGGATGAGTATACGCTTGTTGGCACTTCGCCAGAATTAATCGAGCATTTACTGGAAATTCGCGGTCTTGGGATTATTAATGTGATGACGCTGTTTGGAGCGGGAGCTGTTCTAAGCAATAAACGCATTTCTATTGTCATGGATCTAGAAATTTGGAATCCGAAAAAGCAATATGAACGTCTAGGACTGGATGAAGATAAAATGAAAATTATTGATTTGGATGTTCCTAAGCTCACCATTCCAGTTCGCCCCGGGAGGAACCTGGCAGTAATTATTGAAGTGGCAGCGATGAACTACCGCATGAAACGTATGGGCGTCAATGCCGCAGAGCAATTCACAAACCGCCTCGCAGATGTTATGGATGACAGCAAAGAATAG
- a CDS encoding DUF4870 domain-containing protein: METSKVLSGLSYLSVLFAGILFPLVLFFATEDQRTKHHAKKAFLSHLIMLIPVPVIVYAAITGIGMNQIEFPVLFIGSVLFTVVLSLIVAVWNIIKGIQIFMGNTF, translated from the coding sequence ATGGAGACGAGTAAGGTATTGTCAGGACTAAGTTATTTGAGTGTTTTGTTTGCTGGGATTCTTTTTCCACTTGTGTTGTTTTTTGCAACAGAGGATCAAAGAACAAAGCATCATGCGAAGAAGGCGTTTTTATCCCATCTTATCATGTTGATCCCGGTTCCAGTGATTGTTTACGCAGCGATCACAGGGATTGGGATGAATCAAATAGAGTTTCCGGTCCTGTTCATCGGAAGTGTCCTATTTACAGTTGTCCTTAGTCTTATTGTTGCAGTTTGGAATATTATTAAAGGCATCCAGATTTTTATGGGAAACACTTTTTAG
- the nagB gene encoding glucosamine-6-phosphate deaminase: protein MKIIRTANYEEMSKKAAEIMIDRIRNNPEITLGLATGSTPKGVYQKLIEDHVQHMTSYKKITTVNLDEYVGIDEHDPNSYHYFMKEQLLDHIDIPASQTHLPNGMAENLHEECSKYEALIDSFGGIGLQLLGIGENGHIGFNEPGTPFSSKTHMIKLEEDTRRANARFFNSLEEVPTHAVTMGIATIMASKEIILLASGKSKANAIHQLINGEIHESIPASALKNHPNFTIIADDEALKLI from the coding sequence ATGAAAATTATCAGAACCGCCAACTATGAAGAAATGAGCAAGAAAGCTGCGGAAATCATGATTGACCGTATCCGAAATAATCCCGAAATCACACTTGGTCTTGCTACAGGCAGTACACCTAAAGGGGTTTACCAAAAGCTGATCGAGGACCATGTGCAACACATGACTTCCTATAAAAAAATCACTACCGTTAATCTGGACGAATATGTAGGAATTGATGAACATGATCCGAATAGCTACCATTATTTTATGAAAGAACAGCTTTTAGACCATATTGATATCCCGGCTTCCCAAACTCATCTTCCAAATGGGATGGCAGAGAATTTGCATGAAGAATGCTCAAAATATGAGGCGTTGATCGATTCCTTTGGAGGGATAGGATTGCAGCTGCTTGGCATCGGTGAAAATGGGCATATTGGTTTTAATGAGCCTGGTACGCCGTTCTCTAGCAAAACCCATATGATTAAGCTTGAGGAAGATACACGACGAGCCAATGCAAGATTTTTCAATTCTCTTGAGGAAGTTCCTACTCATGCCGTAACGATGGGGATTGCGACCATTATGGCTAGCAAGGAAATTATTCTGCTTGCTTCAGGAAAGTCGAAAGCCAATGCGATTCACCAGCTAATAAACGGTGAGATTCACGAAAGCATTCCAGCTTCTGCACTTAAAAACCACCCGAATTTCACGATTATTGCGGATGACGAAGCACTAAAACTAATTTAG
- a CDS encoding N-acetylmuramoyl-L-alanine amidase — MKIMLDAGHGFNTAGKRSPDGMNEYEFTRAVANFARPLLENHQNTTVYFAHSDERDVPLQERTNKANSLKIDVYVAIHANAYGSTWNAANGIETYVHVGKPKEAYELAQKIQRNLVVATGLTNRGVKTEDFHVLRETNMTAVLTECGFMTNRHEAALMRTETYQRTCAEAIVKALKDQYSLKSKANSSTNKASASIKTPQPSSKKGLYKVQVGAFKDKKNAENLAEALKKLGYSPFVYFE; from the coding sequence ATGAAAATAATGCTGGATGCGGGCCATGGTTTTAATACGGCCGGAAAACGCAGCCCGGATGGCATGAATGAGTATGAATTTACGAGAGCTGTTGCCAATTTTGCACGGCCCCTATTGGAAAACCATCAAAATACCACTGTCTATTTTGCTCATTCAGACGAACGGGACGTCCCCCTGCAGGAGCGGACAAATAAAGCCAATAGTCTAAAAATCGATGTTTATGTGGCGATTCATGCAAATGCTTATGGATCTACCTGGAATGCAGCAAATGGGATTGAGACCTATGTTCATGTTGGAAAGCCAAAGGAAGCCTATGAACTCGCACAGAAAATCCAAAGGAATTTAGTGGTTGCTACAGGATTAACCAATCGCGGGGTCAAAACCGAAGATTTTCACGTTCTCAGGGAAACCAACATGACCGCTGTTTTAACGGAATGCGGTTTTATGACAAACCGTCATGAGGCTGCCTTAATGCGAACTGAAACTTACCAGAGAACCTGTGCCGAGGCAATCGTAAAGGCTCTCAAAGATCAATACAGCCTTAAATCAAAAGCTAATAGCAGTACCAATAAGGCAAGTGCAAGTATAAAAACACCTCAACCATCATCGAAAAAAGGACTTTATAAAGTCCAGGTCGGTGCCTTCAAAGATAAGAAAAACGCAGAAAATCTAGCAGAGGCTTTAAAAAAGCTGGGATATTCACCTTTTGTTTATTTTGAATGA
- the uvrA gene encoding excinuclease ABC subunit UvrA codes for MAMENLIVKGARAHNLKNIDVTIPRDKLVVLTGLSGSGKSSLAFDTIYAEGQRRYVESLSAYARQFLGQMDKPDVDSIEGLSPAISIDQKTTSRNPRSTVGTVTEIYDYLRLLYARVGRPTCPNHGIEISSQTIEQMVDRILEYPERTKLQVLAPIVSGRKGAHVKVLDDVKKQGFVRVRVDGEMLDLSEEIELEKNKKHSIEVVVDRIVVKEGVSARLADSIETALRLGSGKVLIDVIGEEELLFSENHACPHCGFSIGELEPRMFSFNSPFGACNECDGLGSKLEVDVELVIPNPDLSLRQHAIAPWEPTSSQYYPQLLEAVCTHYGIDMDIPVKEIPEHLLDKILYGSNGEKIFFHYENDFGQVREGLIEFEGVIRNVERRYKETSSDYIREQMEKYMGQRPCPACKGYRLKKETLAVLISGQHIGKITELSVEETYKFFDNLNLSEKEKKIADQIFREIKERLGFLVNVGLEYLTLSRAAGTLSGGEAQRIRLATQIGSRLTGVLYILDEPSIGLHQRDNDRLIETMKNMRDIGNTLIVVEHDEDTMIAADYLIDIGPGAGVHGGKIVSAGTPEEVMNDPQSLTGQYLSGKKFIPLPVERRENDGRFIEIKGAKENNLKNVSVKIPLGTFISITGVSGSGKSTLINEILHKTLAQKLNRAKTKPGEHKEIKGIEHLDKVIDIDQSPIGRTPRSNPATYTGVFDDIRDVFSVTNEAKVRGYKKGRFSFNVKGGRCEACRGDGIIKIEMHFLPDVYVPCEVCHGKRYNRETLEVQYKGKNISEILDMTVEDAVVFFENIPKISRKLQTIYDVGLGYVKLGQPATTLSGGEAQRVKLASELHRRSTGRSLYILDEPTTGLHVDDISRLLVVLQRLVENGDTVLVIEHNLDVIKAADYIIDLGPEGGDKGGTIIATGTPEQVAEVPASYTGKYLKPVLERDRLRMQKQIEEKEASVSNV; via the coding sequence ATGGCGATGGAAAATTTAATTGTAAAAGGCGCCAGAGCACATAATTTGAAAAATATTGATGTCACCATTCCGAGAGATAAATTAGTAGTGCTGACAGGGCTTTCTGGATCTGGGAAGTCCTCGCTTGCCTTTGACACGATTTATGCAGAAGGACAGCGCAGATATGTTGAATCCTTGTCTGCTTATGCACGCCAATTTCTTGGACAAATGGACAAGCCAGATGTGGATTCCATTGAAGGCTTGTCACCTGCGATTTCTATTGACCAAAAGACAACGAGTCGAAACCCTCGCTCGACCGTAGGAACTGTGACAGAAATATATGATTATTTAAGATTATTATATGCAAGAGTTGGGCGTCCCACTTGTCCAAATCATGGAATTGAAATCTCTTCACAAACGATCGAACAGATGGTGGACCGTATTCTTGAATACCCGGAGCGAACAAAGCTTCAAGTGCTTGCCCCTATTGTATCCGGAAGAAAAGGCGCACACGTCAAAGTTTTAGATGATGTAAAAAAGCAAGGATTTGTCCGGGTCCGAGTGGATGGCGAAATGCTTGATCTTAGCGAGGAAATTGAGCTGGAAAAGAATAAGAAGCATTCTATTGAAGTGGTTGTGGATAGAATTGTCGTTAAAGAAGGAGTTTCTGCTCGTCTGGCTGATTCGATTGAAACAGCTTTGAGGCTTGGAAGCGGAAAAGTGCTTATTGATGTCATAGGCGAAGAGGAGCTTCTATTCAGTGAAAATCATGCTTGTCCCCATTGCGGATTTTCTATTGGGGAGCTTGAGCCGCGGATGTTTTCCTTTAACAGCCCGTTCGGAGCTTGTAATGAATGTGATGGGCTTGGGTCTAAGCTTGAGGTGGATGTAGAATTAGTCATTCCTAATCCGGATTTATCTTTGCGTCAGCATGCCATTGCCCCTTGGGAGCCGACAAGTTCACAATACTATCCTCAGCTGCTCGAGGCCGTTTGCACCCACTATGGGATTGATATGGATATCCCTGTAAAGGAAATTCCTGAGCATCTTCTGGATAAAATTTTATATGGTTCCAATGGAGAAAAGATTTTTTTCCATTACGAGAATGATTTTGGCCAAGTTAGAGAAGGGCTTATTGAATTTGAAGGGGTTATCCGAAATGTGGAGCGTCGTTACAAAGAAACAAGCTCTGATTATATTCGCGAGCAAATGGAAAAATATATGGGGCAGCGCCCATGTCCAGCATGTAAAGGCTACCGTTTAAAAAAGGAAACACTTGCGGTTCTCATTTCTGGTCAGCATATCGGAAAGATAACGGAGCTATCAGTTGAGGAAACCTATAAATTCTTCGATAATCTAAATCTATCCGAAAAAGAAAAGAAGATAGCTGATCAGATTTTTCGAGAAATTAAAGAACGGCTAGGCTTTTTAGTCAATGTTGGGCTCGAATACCTCACTTTAAGTCGTGCAGCGGGAACGCTATCAGGTGGGGAAGCCCAGCGGATTCGGCTGGCTACCCAAATCGGCTCTCGATTAACAGGGGTGCTCTATATTTTAGATGAGCCATCGATTGGCCTTCACCAGCGTGATAATGACCGTTTAATAGAAACGATGAAAAATATGCGTGACATCGGAAACACGCTCATTGTCGTTGAGCATGATGAGGACACGATGATTGCGGCTGATTATTTAATTGATATTGGTCCTGGCGCAGGCGTTCATGGCGGTAAAATTGTTTCTGCCGGAACGCCCGAGGAGGTTATGAATGATCCTCAATCATTAACGGGCCAGTACCTTTCAGGGAAAAAGTTCATTCCGCTTCCAGTCGAACGCCGAGAAAATGATGGCCGGTTTATTGAAATTAAAGGGGCAAAGGAAAATAACCTGAAAAATGTTAGTGTAAAAATTCCGCTCGGTACTTTTATTTCTATCACAGGAGTATCCGGATCGGGAAAAAGTACATTGATTAATGAGATTCTTCATAAAACATTAGCACAAAAGCTAAATCGAGCGAAAACGAAGCCTGGAGAGCATAAGGAAATAAAGGGGATTGAGCATTTAGATAAAGTCATCGATATTGATCAATCACCTATCGGGCGGACTCCGCGCTCAAATCCGGCTACCTATACGGGCGTGTTTGATGATATTCGTGATGTCTTTTCAGTAACAAATGAAGCAAAAGTCCGCGGCTATAAAAAAGGGCGTTTCAGCTTTAACGTAAAAGGCGGCCGCTGTGAAGCCTGCCGCGGAGATGGAATTATCAAAATTGAAATGCATTTCCTGCCTGATGTATATGTCCCATGCGAGGTTTGTCATGGCAAACGGTATAATCGGGAAACGCTGGAGGTTCAGTATAAGGGTAAAAACATTTCTGAAATTCTCGACATGACGGTTGAGGATGCGGTAGTATTTTTCGAAAATATTCCGAAAATCAGCCGCAAGCTCCAAACGATTTATGATGTCGGCCTAGGCTATGTCAAGCTCGGGCAGCCTGCAACCACTCTTTCCGGTGGTGAGGCTCAGCGTGTCAAGCTAGCATCTGAACTTCATCGCCGTTCAACTGGCCGTTCCCTCTACATTCTGGATGAGCCGACAACCGGTCTTCACGTAGATGATATTTCTCGCTTGCTCGTTGTCCTGCAGCGTCTCGTAGAAAATGGAGATACTGTACTTGTCATTGAACATAATTTAGATGTCATAAAAGCGGCCGACTATATCATCGATCTTGGACCAGAGGGCGGAGACAAAGGCGGAACCATCATCGCTACCGGGACTCCTGAACAGGTAGCCGAAGTTCCAGCTTCTTATACAGGAAAATATTTAAAACCAGTCTTAGAACGCGATCGACTAAGAATGCAAAAGCAAATCGAAGAGAAGGAAGCTAGTGTCTCGAACGTATAA
- the lgt gene encoding prolipoprotein diacylglyceryl transferase, with translation MESMIQPLNPIAISLGPIEIRWYGIIIGVGIALALLLVMREAERRGLQKDLFADLMLWAIPIAIISARIYYVIFQWGYYSQNPGDIIKIWEGGIAIHGALIGAVITAYVFAKKRNVSFWKLTDIAAPSIILGQAIGRWGNFMNQEAHGGEVTRSFLEGLYLPEFIINQMYINGTYYHPTFLYESLWNFAGFAILLLLRRVNLRRGELFLSYVIWYSIGRFFVEGLRTDSLMLTEQLRVAQSISIVLIVGAVILLVLRRMKGYANVRYLDNGA, from the coding sequence ATGGAATCAATGATACAGCCACTTAACCCGATTGCCATTTCTCTAGGGCCGATTGAAATTCGTTGGTACGGGATTATTATCGGTGTCGGCATTGCCTTAGCCCTGTTACTAGTAATGAGGGAAGCAGAGAGAAGGGGATTGCAGAAGGATCTATTTGCCGATTTAATGCTCTGGGCCATTCCGATTGCGATTATATCGGCGCGAATCTACTATGTTATTTTTCAATGGGGCTATTATAGTCAAAACCCAGGCGATATTATCAAAATCTGGGAAGGCGGCATCGCCATTCACGGGGCCTTGATTGGAGCTGTAATCACAGCATACGTATTTGCTAAAAAGCGGAACGTGTCATTTTGGAAGCTCACGGATATTGCAGCTCCTAGTATTATATTAGGGCAGGCTATTGGCAGATGGGGGAACTTTATGAACCAGGAAGCCCATGGCGGAGAAGTTACCCGTTCTTTCCTTGAAGGCTTGTATTTGCCGGAATTCATTATTAATCAAATGTATATTAATGGAACTTACTATCATCCTACTTTTTTATATGAATCACTTTGGAACTTTGCCGGATTTGCTATTCTCTTATTATTAAGAAGAGTCAACCTGCGCCGCGGCGAGCTTTTCCTCAGTTATGTTATCTGGTATTCAATCGGCCGCTTTTTTGTCGAGGGCCTGCGGACAGACAGTTTAATGCTTACTGAGCAGTTGAGAGTGGCACAAAGCATATCAATTGTCCTTATCGTGGGTGCTGTTATTTTGCTAGTATTAAGACGGATGAAGGGTTATGCGAACGTGCGTTATTTAGATAATGGTGCATAG
- a CDS encoding phage holin family protein, which translates to MRWVAGILINAILFVAIAGFLNESFYVSSFGAAIGASAILSILNILVRPILIILTLPVTLVTLGLFLFVINAVTLMITDDIMGSSFEIAGFGTALFMAVIMSIANLIIQKAVLEHAKEK; encoded by the coding sequence ATGAGATGGGTTGCAGGAATACTAATTAATGCCATATTATTTGTGGCTATAGCAGGTTTTTTAAATGAATCCTTTTATGTATCGAGCTTCGGTGCGGCAATTGGGGCAAGTGCGATCCTCTCGATATTAAATATCCTCGTTCGGCCGATTTTAATTATTTTAACATTGCCTGTGACTTTAGTGACTTTAGGGTTATTCCTGTTTGTGATCAATGCAGTCACGCTGATGATTACGGACGACATTATGGGAAGCTCCTTTGAAATCGCAGGTTTTGGAACGGCTTTATTTATGGCCGTGATTATGTCGATTGCAAATCTGATCATTCAAAAAGCAGTGCTCGAGCATGCGAAAGAAAAGTAA
- a CDS encoding DUF4097 domain-containing protein codes for MQAERKRILKMVEDGKLTVDEALFLLEELEKTSKTAEGKKEDLVQELSTTVKFEEAKKEEPFNYKFQSAKDKIIDFVDSAFKKIKDMDLDFNFGQSVEITHIFQQGDVSFKDVDVDVANGKIEVLPWEQKDVRIECKAKVYRVENQEEAQRNFLNDVTFAIEGQKLRFATQQKWMKVDAAIYIPQTEYDKVKIRMFNGAIDSQQLKADTFKAKTANGKITIQNMVGKYTELETANGQISIQKSHIEQIEAETLNGAIHVDGSYQKIDLHSFNGDVFCAIQDGKCDVIDAKAVAGKVELQIPNHLTVNGELKTNLGSLHVNLDGIQIVEDKSEVIQKVLRFQSVSHSEQSLRLTAETKTGAIHINKAKSVDF; via the coding sequence ATGCAAGCTGAACGCAAGCGGATACTTAAAATGGTTGAAGATGGAAAATTGACTGTGGATGAGGCTCTTTTTCTATTAGAAGAGCTTGAGAAAACAAGTAAAACGGCGGAAGGAAAGAAGGAAGACCTTGTTCAGGAGCTTTCCACGACTGTAAAATTTGAGGAAGCCAAAAAGGAAGAGCCTTTCAATTACAAGTTCCAATCTGCAAAGGATAAAATTATAGACTTTGTAGACTCAGCCTTTAAAAAAATCAAAGATATGGATTTGGACTTTAACTTTGGTCAATCTGTAGAAATAACGCATATATTCCAACAAGGGGATGTCTCCTTTAAGGATGTAGATGTGGATGTCGCAAATGGGAAAATAGAGGTTCTGCCTTGGGAGCAGAAGGACGTCCGCATTGAATGCAAGGCAAAGGTGTACCGGGTAGAAAACCAGGAAGAAGCCCAGCGGAACTTTTTAAATGATGTTACATTTGCGATTGAAGGACAAAAGCTACGTTTCGCAACACAGCAAAAGTGGATGAAGGTGGATGCGGCTATTTACATTCCGCAAACGGAATATGATAAGGTGAAAATCCGCATGTTTAATGGGGCCATCGACAGCCAGCAATTAAAGGCTGATACCTTTAAGGCAAAAACGGCTAATGGAAAAATTACAATTCAAAACATGGTTGGCAAGTATACAGAGTTGGAAACCGCTAATGGACAGATTTCTATTCAAAAGAGCCATATTGAACAAATAGAGGCAGAAACGCTGAATGGAGCGATCCATGTGGATGGTAGTTACCAAAAAATTGATCTTCACTCTTTTAATGGCGATGTTTTCTGCGCTATTCAGGATGGAAAATGTGATGTCATTGATGCGAAGGCTGTGGCTGGCAAAGTTGAATTGCAGATTCCGAATCATTTAACAGTTAACGGGGAGTTAAAAACAAATCTCGGAAGCCTGCATGTTAATCTCGATGGAATCCAAATTGTCGAGGATAAGAGTGAAGTGATCCAAAAGGTACTGCGTTTCCAATCCGTAAGTCATTCAGAACAGTCTTTAAGGCTGACAGCTGAAACAAAAACGGGTGCTATTCATATCAATAAAGCAAAATCAGTTGATTTTTAA
- a CDS encoding nucleoside recognition domain-containing protein: protein MLLESSKKGIKVGFKTTWTLGKVIFPVTLIVAILQHTPVLPWIIKLITPLMNLIGLSGDAAIPIVLGNILNLYAGIGAILTLELTVKEVFIIAVMLSFSHNLLIESSVAVKVGVKLWVIVAVRLGLALISAIVINLVWHGGSEIAKYGIIPPKEEELSGWASILLDALQKAGLGVLQLAIIVIPLMVVIQFLKDLNWLAVFSKWMAPVTKALGMKENTSTTLAAGLLIGLAFGAGVMIQAVKEDGVSKKDVTIAFIFLVACHAVVEDTLIFVPLGIPVLPLLLIRLGVAILLTLIVSFIWNRIDLDKRKETAYEHTS from the coding sequence ATGTTGCTTGAATCGTCCAAAAAGGGGATAAAGGTTGGCTTTAAGACAACTTGGACGTTGGGTAAAGTCATCTTTCCCGTCACATTAATTGTCGCCATTCTGCAGCATACGCCTGTCTTGCCATGGATCATCAAGCTGATCACGCCTCTGATGAATCTCATCGGCTTGTCAGGTGATGCAGCGATTCCTATCGTCTTGGGGAATATTCTGAATCTCTACGCTGGAATCGGAGCCATTTTAACTTTGGAATTAACAGTCAAGGAAGTGTTTATTATTGCTGTTATGCTTTCCTTTTCGCATAACCTGCTGATTGAGTCCAGTGTCGCTGTCAAAGTGGGTGTGAAGCTCTGGGTCATTGTGGCTGTTAGACTTGGATTAGCGCTGATCTCGGCCATTGTTATCAATTTGGTTTGGCATGGCGGCTCAGAAATAGCGAAATATGGGATTATTCCGCCAAAGGAAGAGGAGCTTTCCGGCTGGGCATCCATTCTGCTTGATGCGCTGCAAAAGGCGGGACTTGGCGTATTGCAGCTGGCGATCATCGTCATTCCGCTCATGGTCGTCATTCAATTTTTAAAGGATTTAAACTGGCTGGCTGTTTTTTCAAAATGGATGGCACCTGTCACGAAAGCGCTGGGGATGAAAGAAAATACCTCAACCACGCTAGCGGCTGGATTATTAATCGGTTTAGCCTTCGGAGCGGGAGTCATGATTCAGGCGGTAAAAGAGGATGGGGTCAGCAAAAAGGATGTTACGATTGCCTTTATCTTCCTGGTTGCTTGTCATGCTGTTGTGGAAGATACGTTAATATTTGTCCCATTAGGAATACCAGTGCTTCCACTTCTGCTCATCCGATTAGGAGTTGCTATTTTATTAACATTAATTGTTTCATTCATCTGGAACCGAATTGATTTGGATAAAAGAAAGGAAACCGCATATGAGCACACAAGTTAA